One region of Gemmatimonadales bacterium genomic DNA includes:
- a CDS encoding FAD-dependent monooxygenase, which translates to MTRPLSGIAARWDALVIGAGPAGAIAARGLARAGHSVLLVERSSWPRNKVCGSCLGGVALGVLDEAGLGGLIPACGARPLTAFELHARHRSATLHLPRGSVLSRSVLDAALVGEAARAGAVFLPEVTAITGPVRGNRRDVTLRRGIEQLTVRASVVLVAAGLGAESAHAGEMPRALVDGTARIGAGVTLDDDSTDYPAGTIYMACGTDGYVGVVRTETGELDIAAALDPAAIRTAGGIGALVNTILEETGLAVPAGLVAAAWRGTPPLTRSRTRLGAERLLLAGDAAGYVEPFTGEGIGWALASGHAVVPFAQRAIAGWQARLLSDWEAQYSSLIRPRQAVCRVLRSLLRHPALVRTGLDLLHRAPVLARPVIQHLNRALPVAAATR; encoded by the coding sequence ATGACGCGCCCTCTCTCCGGTATCGCAGCTCGATGGGACGCCCTGGTCATCGGCGCGGGACCGGCCGGTGCCATTGCGGCGCGAGGGCTCGCCCGCGCTGGGCACTCGGTGCTCCTGGTCGAGCGATCCAGCTGGCCGCGCAACAAGGTGTGTGGCTCCTGCCTGGGCGGGGTTGCTCTCGGCGTGCTGGACGAGGCGGGGCTCGGCGGGCTCATCCCCGCCTGTGGCGCGCGGCCACTCACGGCATTCGAGCTCCATGCCCGGCATCGGAGTGCAACGCTGCATCTCCCGAGGGGCAGCGTGCTGTCACGCTCGGTGCTCGACGCCGCCCTGGTCGGCGAAGCTGCGCGGGCCGGTGCAGTGTTTCTTCCCGAGGTCACTGCCATCACAGGCCCGGTCCGCGGCAACCGGCGTGACGTCACCCTGCGTCGGGGCATCGAGCAGCTGACGGTCCGCGCCAGTGTGGTGCTCGTCGCGGCCGGGCTTGGCGCTGAGTCGGCCCATGCGGGGGAGATGCCGCGGGCGCTGGTCGACGGCACCGCCCGGATCGGCGCCGGTGTAACGCTCGACGACGATTCGACGGACTATCCGGCCGGCACGATCTATATGGCGTGCGGAACGGATGGATACGTCGGCGTGGTACGTACCGAGACAGGCGAGCTCGACATTGCAGCTGCCCTCGACCCGGCTGCCATCAGGACCGCCGGCGGCATCGGGGCGCTGGTCAACACGATCCTCGAGGAGACGGGTCTCGCCGTGCCGGCGGGTCTCGTCGCGGCAGCATGGCGTGGCACCCCGCCGCTCACGCGGTCACGAACTCGGCTGGGCGCCGAGCGTCTTCTCCTGGCCGGCGATGCCGCAGGCTATGTCGAACCCTTCACGGGCGAAGGCATCGGTTGGGCGCTCGCGTCCGGTCATGCCGTGGTGCCATTTGCGCAGCGCGCGATCGCTGGCTGGCAGGCAAGACTGCTCAGCGACTGGGAGGCACAATACAGCAGCCTGATTCGACCGCGACAAGCAGTCTGCCGCGTGCTTCGTTCGCTGCTCCGCCACCCCGCTCTCGTCCGCACCGGCCTGGACCTGCTGCATCGTGCGCCGGTGCTGGCTCGGCCGGTCATCCAGCATCTCAACCGGGCGCTCCCGGTGGCAGCGGCAACACGGTGA
- a CDS encoding methylated-DNA--[protein]-cysteine S-methyltransferase, whose amino-acid sequence MVSFAGSTPPSRLSMPSPDLTYTIGSTALGLALVATDAGGIVAVLLGDDTESLLHDLAARFPSARVTRDDNVNASPLAAVIRAVEKPDQSSTVPLAPRGTAFQRQVWDALRKIPPGATTSYTEIARMIGSPRAYRAVAHACGANPIAVLVPCHRVVRSDGALAGYRWGLDRKRQLLAREEAARETVPLRP is encoded by the coding sequence ATGGTGTCGTTTGCCGGATCAACGCCACCTTCGAGGTTGTCGATGCCTTCACCGGACCTGACCTACACCATTGGGAGCACAGCCCTCGGTCTTGCCCTCGTCGCTACAGACGCGGGCGGCATCGTGGCCGTGCTGCTTGGAGACGACACCGAGTCCCTGCTGCACGACCTGGCCGCCCGATTTCCGAGTGCCCGCGTGACGCGCGACGACAACGTCAACGCCTCGCCGCTCGCCGCTGTGATCCGCGCGGTCGAGAAACCTGATCAGTCCAGCACAGTGCCGCTTGCTCCGCGGGGTACCGCCTTCCAGCGTCAGGTCTGGGACGCCCTTCGCAAGATCCCGCCCGGCGCCACCACCTCATATACGGAGATTGCCCGCATGATCGGCTCACCGCGGGCCTATCGCGCGGTTGCCCATGCGTGCGGCGCCAATCCGATTGCCGTGCTGGTGCCCTGTCATCGGGTCGTGCGGAGCGATGGCGCCCTGGCCGGCTATCGCTGGGGCCTCGATCGCAAACGTCAGCTGCTGGCCCGTGAGGAAGCCGCTAGAGAAACAGTACCGCTTCGGCCATGA
- a CDS encoding ABC transporter permease, whose translation MFLELQQDLRYAVRSLRRTPLFTTIAVLTLALGIGANVAIFSVVEAVLLRPLPWTDPARLVSVWDGSHSRAEFVGVRDRNRSLEAVAAYRDRVGISLGDERDAVRLPGAAVSADLFRVLGASPALGRGFAAGEDRPGVEPVVVVSDALWRSRFGADPTLLGRQLDLDGVQHTVIGVMPAEFWFPRREVQLWIPLVLDPGQAGVFWGQYGQFIVGRLAPGVTGSQARADVRSIAEQLRLENPVWRPSEEHYLASIDVIPLERRLVDRSSRQLLLLLLGAVGLVLLIACANVANLLIARGVAREREFSLRTALGAGRSRLLRQLGTESLVLAAFGGAAGLGLALGLVRVLVAILPADTPRLAEVGVNPSVLAFTAAVALLAGVGFGVVPAFRLSRSDPGLALGDRSGGSSRHRTLAGALVVAEIALAVVIAIGAGLLLRSFGRILAIDPGFRTEQVVTAKVSPPRARWSGPGFGPQPVEIAERQRVFYQMLTERLEASPGITQAAVINQAPFEKTNESIAIWVDGFTTDRNKLEIWNLRKVSPGYFSTMRIRLISGRDVSDTDVAGGPLVAVIDQAAADKYYPGRDPIGARLSFPWPGWMTVVGVVANVANNDLTDRPEPTIYVPFPQYSQAEMTVVAVATGGVAGAVATIRAVVRELAPDVPVSDERTIEDRISESVAQPRFAAQLLFAFGVLALLLGAVGTYGLFAYRTQRRTRELAVRMALGARAGQVVWVVVREGAVLAGSGVALGVLLAIGLGRVLDGMLFGVASVDLVTFAAVATLLLATALLATYLPARRATRVDPVTVIRDS comes from the coding sequence ATGTTTCTCGAGCTGCAGCAGGATCTGCGCTATGCGGTTCGCAGTCTGCGCCGCACGCCGCTGTTTACCACAATTGCGGTGCTGACGCTTGCCCTGGGCATCGGGGCGAACGTGGCAATCTTCAGTGTGGTCGAGGCTGTGCTGCTCAGGCCCCTGCCATGGACCGACCCGGCCCGCCTCGTCAGTGTGTGGGACGGCAGCCATTCCCGGGCCGAGTTTGTCGGTGTGCGGGATCGGAACCGGAGCCTGGAGGCCGTCGCAGCCTATCGGGACCGAGTCGGCATTAGCCTGGGGGATGAACGCGACGCAGTGCGACTCCCCGGTGCCGCAGTCTCGGCCGACCTTTTCCGAGTCCTCGGAGCGAGCCCGGCCCTCGGCCGGGGCTTTGCCGCCGGTGAGGATCGCCCAGGGGTCGAGCCGGTCGTGGTGGTCAGTGACGCACTCTGGCGCTCCCGCTTTGGCGCCGATCCCACCCTGCTCGGCCGGCAACTCGATCTGGACGGCGTGCAACACACCGTGATCGGAGTGATGCCCGCCGAGTTCTGGTTTCCGCGCCGGGAGGTGCAGCTCTGGATTCCGTTGGTGCTCGATCCGGGGCAGGCCGGGGTCTTCTGGGGCCAGTACGGCCAGTTCATCGTCGGGCGATTGGCGCCAGGGGTGACCGGGTCGCAGGCGCGAGCCGACGTCCGTTCGATTGCTGAGCAATTGCGCTTGGAGAACCCGGTCTGGCGCCCGTCGGAAGAGCACTACCTTGCCTCGATCGACGTCATTCCGCTCGAGCGACGCCTGGTCGACCGGTCGAGCCGCCAGCTCCTTCTGCTGCTCCTTGGCGCGGTTGGCCTGGTGCTCCTGATTGCTTGCGCCAACGTGGCAAATCTCCTGATTGCGCGCGGCGTGGCCCGTGAGCGAGAGTTCTCCTTGCGGACCGCCTTGGGTGCCGGCCGTTCCCGCCTGTTGCGTCAGCTGGGTACCGAAAGCCTCGTGCTGGCAGCCTTCGGCGGTGCGGCCGGGCTGGGACTTGCGCTCGGTCTGGTCCGGGTCCTGGTCGCCATTCTCCCGGCGGACACGCCCCGTTTGGCGGAGGTCGGTGTCAATCCAAGCGTGCTTGCGTTTACCGCGGCGGTGGCACTGCTGGCCGGGGTCGGCTTCGGTGTGGTGCCCGCGTTCAGGCTCTCCCGCTCCGATCCGGGGCTCGCCCTCGGCGACCGGAGTGGCGGGAGTAGCCGGCATCGCACTCTGGCAGGCGCGCTCGTCGTGGCGGAGATCGCGCTCGCGGTGGTGATTGCCATCGGCGCCGGACTCCTGCTCCGAAGCTTCGGTCGGATTCTCGCCATCGACCCAGGGTTCCGCACCGAGCAGGTCGTCACCGCGAAAGTCAGCCCGCCGAGAGCGCGGTGGTCGGGGCCAGGCTTCGGGCCCCAGCCGGTCGAGATCGCCGAACGACAACGCGTCTTCTACCAGATGCTGACCGAGCGGCTCGAGGCGTCACCGGGCATCACCCAGGCGGCAGTGATCAATCAGGCCCCATTCGAGAAGACCAACGAGTCGATCGCGATCTGGGTCGACGGGTTCACGACCGACCGTAACAAGCTCGAGATTTGGAACCTGCGTAAGGTCTCACCGGGCTACTTCAGCACGATGCGGATCCGGCTGATCTCGGGGCGGGACGTCAGTGATACGGACGTCGCTGGCGGGCCCCTGGTGGCGGTGATCGATCAGGCGGCCGCGGACAAGTACTACCCCGGGAGGGATCCGATCGGAGCGCGGCTCAGCTTTCCGTGGCCGGGCTGGATGACTGTCGTCGGTGTCGTCGCCAACGTGGCCAACAACGACCTGACCGACAGGCCTGAGCCCACGATCTACGTTCCGTTTCCGCAATACTCCCAAGCCGAGATGACTGTGGTCGCGGTCGCCACGGGTGGGGTGGCCGGAGCGGTGGCGACGATTCGCGCCGTGGTGCGGGAGTTGGCGCCCGACGTGCCGGTCAGCGACGAGCGCACCATTGAGGACCGGATCAGCGAGTCGGTGGCGCAGCCTCGGTTTGCCGCGCAGCTGCTCTTTGCATTCGGCGTGCTGGCGCTGCTGCTTGGTGCGGTCGGGACGTATGGTTTGTTCGCCTACCGGACCCAGCGCCGGACCCGGGAACTTGCCGTTCGCATGGCACTCGGCGCCCGGGCCGGGCAGGTCGTCTGGGTCGTGGTGCGCGAGGGAGCAGTGCTGGCCGGCTCGGGCGTCGCGCTCGGTGTGCTGCTGGCGATCGGCCTGGGCCGGGTTCTCGATGGCATGCTGTTCGGGGTGGCCTCGGTCGATCTTGTCACCTTCGCAGCCGTCGCGACCCTGCTCCTGGCAACGGCGCTCCTAGCGACTTACCTGCCGGCGCGCCGAGCCACGCGCGTCGACCCTGTGACGGTCATTCGCGACAGTTGA
- a CDS encoding type III polyketide synthase, which yields MKFTILGQGTALPPFSISQADAALYAATYSGHDDDQRRLIPALYRMSGVKRRHSILLTGLEGEAARDPSFPSPTSPDDRGPPTSTRMRLYEQHAPVLAAQAARNALSASRVEAEDITHLITVSCSGFAAPGVDIQLIRDLELRRTVERIHVGFMGCHGALNGLRAARSIAESDAEARILVAAVELCSLHYHYGWDPEKVVANALFADGAAALIGGAAPDGAPGAWRIGATGSCLIPDSEDAMSWSVRDHGFAMTLSPRVPDLIATHLGAWMGTWLGTVGLGTQSVRSWAVHPGGPRILTATAKALALEPDALDVSKEVLRDYGNMSSPTILFILEQLRQRGAPLPCVALGFGPGLMAEAVLFL from the coding sequence GTGAAATTCACGATCCTGGGCCAGGGCACGGCGCTGCCGCCGTTCAGCATCAGTCAGGCCGATGCAGCGCTGTATGCCGCCACCTACAGCGGGCACGACGACGATCAGCGGCGCCTGATACCCGCGCTCTATCGAATGTCTGGCGTCAAGCGGCGGCACAGCATCCTGCTCACCGGCCTGGAGGGTGAAGCGGCGCGCGATCCGTCCTTCCCGTCCCCGACATCTCCGGACGACAGGGGGCCACCAACCAGCACCAGAATGCGGCTCTACGAACAGCACGCACCGGTGCTTGCTGCACAGGCGGCGCGCAACGCGCTCAGCGCGAGCCGTGTCGAGGCCGAGGATATTACCCATCTCATCACCGTATCGTGCAGCGGGTTCGCGGCGCCTGGAGTGGATATCCAGCTGATTCGGGATCTGGAGCTGCGGAGAACCGTCGAGCGGATCCATGTCGGATTCATGGGGTGCCATGGGGCGCTCAACGGCCTGCGCGCGGCCCGAAGCATCGCGGAGAGCGACGCCGAGGCGCGGATCCTGGTGGCGGCAGTCGAGCTGTGCAGCCTGCACTATCACTACGGCTGGGATCCCGAGAAGGTAGTTGCCAACGCGCTGTTTGCGGACGGCGCGGCGGCGCTGATCGGCGGGGCGGCTCCGGACGGCGCGCCAGGTGCGTGGCGGATCGGGGCGACGGGATCGTGCCTGATACCGGACTCCGAGGATGCGATGAGCTGGAGCGTGCGGGATCACGGCTTTGCGATGACCCTGTCCCCGCGGGTGCCCGATCTCATTGCCACGCACCTCGGCGCCTGGATGGGCACCTGGCTCGGCACGGTCGGGCTCGGTACCCAGAGCGTGCGATCGTGGGCGGTGCATCCCGGCGGCCCGCGGATCCTTACCGCAACCGCGAAAGCGCTGGCGCTGGAGCCGGATGCGCTCGACGTGTCGAAGGAAGTCCTGCGCGACTACGGCAACATGTCCTCGCCCACGATTCTCTTCATCCTCGAGCAGCTGCGCCAGCGCGGAGCGCCGCTGCCGTGTGTGGCGCTGGGGTTTGGCCCCGGCCTCATGGCCGAAGCGGTACTGTTTCTCTAG
- a CDS encoding ankyrin repeat domain-containing protein — MATAIWNDDAEAVRTLIGRNPHLLTEQVLIRADSNWGPPMTYAANLGRDRIIRDLVALGATDFASAVDRAALQGQVGTARMLYELSGRPPVPMDALGGPAYTLSAEGTALLLSLGAQVRDSTGTLLAPVSVVLETDSRKPAAKHAILRLYEEHGLEYPDTPVMALHRGRIDLLERHLRSDPNLLSRTFTHREIYPAEMGCRDPLDATVGTPLGGTTLLHMCVDYDELEIARWLLEAGADPNARAAVGASGFGGYTPLFNTVVSQPNFWMNYGKRGPYTAPFTELLLQYGAEPNVRASIWKRLHPGHGDPTRHDYRDVTPLSWGRRFHAPIFVSEPALRLIEAAGGGE, encoded by the coding sequence ATGGCGACCGCAATCTGGAACGATGACGCGGAGGCCGTTCGAACTCTGATCGGGCGCAACCCGCATCTGCTCACCGAGCAGGTTCTGATTCGTGCAGACAGTAACTGGGGTCCGCCGATGACCTACGCCGCCAACCTCGGCCGCGATCGCATCATCCGGGATCTCGTGGCACTCGGCGCCACCGACTTCGCATCGGCGGTCGATCGGGCGGCACTGCAGGGTCAGGTCGGCACCGCGCGGATGCTGTATGAGTTGAGCGGCCGACCGCCAGTCCCAATGGATGCACTCGGCGGGCCAGCATACACGTTGAGCGCCGAGGGTACGGCGCTGCTGCTCAGCCTTGGTGCGCAGGTGAGGGACAGCACCGGGACTCTCCTGGCGCCGGTGAGCGTCGTGCTCGAAACGGACAGTCGCAAGCCTGCGGCAAAGCATGCGATTCTGCGCCTGTATGAAGAGCACGGTTTGGAGTACCCCGACACGCCGGTCATGGCGTTGCATCGGGGACGGATCGATCTGCTCGAGCGCCACCTGCGGAGCGATCCGAATCTTCTGAGTCGCACCTTCACGCACCGCGAGATCTACCCGGCGGAGATGGGGTGTCGTGATCCGCTCGACGCCACGGTCGGCACTCCCCTGGGCGGGACGACGCTGCTTCACATGTGCGTCGACTATGACGAGCTGGAAATTGCCCGGTGGCTCCTCGAGGCCGGGGCGGATCCGAACGCGCGGGCCGCGGTCGGGGCGAGCGGTTTCGGGGGATACACGCCGCTGTTCAATACGGTCGTATCGCAGCCCAACTTCTGGATGAATTATGGCAAGCGCGGACCCTACACCGCGCCCTTCACGGAACTCCTGCTGCAGTACGGTGCGGAGCCTAACGTTCGGGCCTCGATCTGGAAGCGGCTGCACCCGGGCCATGGCGACCCCACCCGTCACGACTATCGTGACGTCACCCCGTTGTCCTGGGGCCGACGCTTTCACGCACCGATCTTCGTGAGCGAGCCAGCCCTGCGGCTGATCGAGGCGGCCGGCGGCGGCGAGTAA
- a CDS encoding methyltransferase domain-containing protein, with translation MDHPGLDGIRHVHALQGLARLNGWSLSGRTVWHPLARLARDTATPLRVLDLACGGGDNTIRIARRAERARIPMQFDACDISERALDHAAKQAARAGVSIRFYQQDVLSDPIRGNYDAVMSSLFLHHLADDEAVAVLAGMARAADRLVLVTDLVRSRAGLGLAHLACRLLTRSEIVRYDGPQSVRSAFTIDEARQLAARAGLAATVRPVWPERFVLTARLNAAQV, from the coding sequence ATGGATCATCCCGGCCTCGACGGGATCCGTCATGTGCATGCGCTCCAAGGCCTCGCGCGTCTCAATGGATGGAGCCTGAGCGGCCGAACCGTCTGGCATCCGCTGGCCAGGCTGGCCCGGGACACCGCCACCCCGCTGCGCGTGCTCGATCTGGCCTGCGGCGGCGGCGACAACACGATCCGGATTGCTCGTCGGGCGGAACGAGCGAGGATACCGATGCAGTTCGACGCCTGCGACATCAGCGAACGCGCCCTGGACCACGCCGCGAAGCAGGCGGCGCGCGCCGGCGTTTCGATTCGCTTCTACCAACAGGATGTCCTGAGCGATCCGATTCGCGGCAACTACGACGCCGTGATGTCGTCTCTCTTCCTGCATCACCTCGCCGACGACGAGGCTGTTGCCGTGCTGGCGGGAATGGCGCGGGCGGCAGACCGGCTCGTGCTCGTCACCGACCTGGTGCGCTCCCGCGCGGGGCTCGGGCTTGCGCACCTTGCATGTCGACTGCTGACCCGGAGCGAGATCGTTCGGTATGACGGTCCGCAGTCCGTTCGGTCGGCATTTACGATCGACGAAGCGCGGCAGCTCGCCGCCCGCGCCGGACTGGCGGCAACCGTGCGCCCGGTCTGGCCCGAGCGGTTCGTGCTGACGGCACGCCTGAACGCCGCACAAGTATGA
- the argG gene encoding argininosuccinate synthase codes for MQKTIALAFSGGLDTSYCVPRLAEQGYAVHTVYVNTGGTSAADLAAIRKQAEAVGAVSHHEVDARQPVFDRFVRYLIQGNVLRGEVYPLSVSAERTQQALSVIETARKIGATAIAHGSTGAGNDQVRFDIAIRVLAPEMAIVTPIRDESLTRDAAIAYLEARKLPVPPKAGAFSINKGLWGTTWGGGWTHDTWAAPPAELLDPPADAPAPVDAVIGWKEGVPVSIDGKEYAGADLIAAISEYTERYGIGHNIHVGETALGIKGRIGFEAGAALLLITAHRELEKLVLTKWQTYWKDHLSRFYGDRLHEGHYFDPALRDIEALISSSQQRVTGETRVRLAPGRFMVTGTRSPFSLMDKSVATYGEENRLWTGDEARAFARIGAIPSLLAAKVAEKNSERR; via the coding sequence ATGCAAAAAACCATCGCCCTCGCCTTCTCCGGCGGTCTCGATACCAGCTACTGCGTTCCCCGGCTCGCCGAGCAGGGCTACGCCGTTCACACCGTCTACGTCAACACCGGCGGCACCTCGGCGGCGGATCTGGCGGCAATTCGCAAGCAGGCCGAAGCGGTCGGCGCGGTCTCGCATCACGAGGTGGATGCCCGCCAGCCGGTGTTCGATCGGTTCGTCCGGTACCTGATTCAGGGCAACGTCCTCCGGGGCGAGGTCTACCCCTTGAGCGTGTCGGCCGAGCGGACCCAGCAGGCCCTCTCGGTCATCGAGACGGCTCGGAAAATCGGTGCAACCGCGATTGCCCACGGCTCGACCGGCGCCGGCAACGACCAGGTCCGGTTCGACATCGCGATTCGAGTCCTGGCGCCCGAGATGGCCATCGTGACCCCGATCCGGGACGAGTCGCTCACCCGCGATGCCGCGATTGCCTATCTCGAGGCCCGCAAGCTGCCGGTGCCACCCAAGGCGGGCGCTTTCAGCATCAACAAAGGTCTCTGGGGTACCACCTGGGGCGGGGGCTGGACCCACGATACCTGGGCCGCGCCGCCTGCGGAGCTGCTGGACCCGCCCGCCGATGCGCCGGCGCCGGTCGATGCTGTGATCGGCTGGAAAGAGGGCGTGCCCGTATCGATCGACGGTAAGGAGTACGCGGGTGCCGACCTGATCGCGGCGATCAGCGAGTACACCGAGCGCTACGGCATCGGCCACAACATCCACGTGGGCGAGACGGCGCTGGGCATCAAGGGCCGGATCGGCTTCGAAGCCGGCGCAGCATTGCTGCTGATCACCGCGCATCGCGAGCTCGAGAAGTTGGTGCTCACCAAGTGGCAGACCTACTGGAAGGATCACCTGTCGCGCTTCTATGGTGACCGGCTCCACGAGGGTCACTATTTCGACCCTGCGCTTCGGGACATCGAAGCGCTGATCAGCAGTTCGCAGCAGCGGGTGACCGGTGAGACCCGCGTTCGCCTGGCGCCAGGTCGGTTCATGGTGACGGGAACGCGAAGCCCCTTCTCGCTGATGGACAAGTCCGTCGCGACCTATGGCGAAGAGAACCGGCTCTGGACCGGTGATGAGGCACGGGCCTTCGCGCGCATCGGCGCGATCCCGTCGCTGTTGGCGGCCAAGGTGGCCGAGAAGAATTCGGAGCGGAGGTAG